One genomic window of Syntrophorhabdaceae bacterium includes the following:
- a CDS encoding N-acetylmuramoyl-L-alanine amidase-like domain-containing protein → MSEDGIIKLGKWSVGELERLMEEASSLPETGPRIERISGMLLGTPYRASTLIGSDRIPERLVIDLEGVDCFTLIDYVEAMRLSRSLPGFRDALIRVRYREGRVSFKGRNHFFTDWLYSPRNPVADVTREIGGVECRSAVKRLNLKKDGSLFLPGIEVTEREITYIPGESIDSVLEKRIREGDYIGIYTFEEGLDVSHVGIFVGRENTGRLRHASSSYESRKVVDQPFEDYVSRKPGIIVVRPGL, encoded by the coding sequence ATGTCTGAAGATGGGATAATAAAACTTGGCAAATGGTCCGTGGGGGAGCTGGAGCGCCTTATGGAAGAGGCATCCTCCCTTCCCGAAACGGGTCCGAGGATAGAAAGAATATCAGGCATGCTTTTGGGCACCCCTTACCGGGCTTCCACTCTCATCGGGAGTGACCGAATACCCGAAAGGCTGGTGATCGATCTGGAAGGGGTAGATTGTTTCACTCTTATTGATTATGTGGAGGCCATGCGGCTTTCCCGCTCCCTGCCCGGTTTCAGGGATGCCCTGATCCGGGTGAGGTACCGCGAAGGCAGGGTTTCCTTTAAAGGGCGGAATCACTTTTTTACCGACTGGCTATACTCTCCCCGTAATCCTGTGGCAGATGTAACTCGCGAGATCGGCGGGGTTGAATGCCGCAGCGCAGTCAAACGGCTCAACCTGAAGAAAGACGGTTCTCTCTTCCTTCCCGGAATCGAGGTGACGGAAAGGGAGATCACCTATATTCCGGGCGAATCGATTGACAGCGTTCTGGAAAAGAGGATCAGGGAGGGGGATTATATCGGCATCTACACTTTTGAGGAGGGTCTTGACGTTTCCCATGTGGGTATATTCGTGGGGAGGGAAAATACGGGCCGGCTGAGGCATGCGTCCTCTTCTTACGAGTCGAGAAAGGTCGTCGACCAACCATTCGAAGACTATGTTTCCCGCAAGCCGGGAATCATTGTGGTGCGCCCCGGCTTGTGA